In Drosophila subpulchrella strain 33 F10 #4 breed RU33 chromosome X, RU_Dsub_v1.1 Primary Assembly, whole genome shotgun sequence, the DNA window AAGCTAGTACCGGGAGCAGATGCAGCAGCGGGACCTACTCCAGTCCCAGCATCCAATTGATCCCTTGTACTATAAAGAAGATGAGCGGTTGCCAGGCCACCAGCCAGCGGATCCAGTCCAGCAGGCGTCCATACAACATATGCGGCTTCTCCCACCTGCCGGACAAGGAGAATCAAGGTAAGGTAATGCGAACTTAAGAGCACACTCTATGGCTTACGGATTGCGGAACATCTTCTGGAGATCGACCTTCTCCTTGCAGTAGGGACACGTCTGCTTCTTGCCCACAATACACCAGCCACGTATGCAGAACTCGTGGAACACATGATTGCAAGACAGCTTGTATGTATTCTCGATGACGCCCTCTTCCTTCTCGGAGACCAGCAGCTGGTTGCCACAAACGGCGCAGACATTCTGATCCAGATGCCGGGTGGGAATGCCCTGAGGTGTGTAGTACTGCGGGGATAGTATGGTTAGTAGGCTAAAGACCAGTACCTAACCAATTGCAAACTCACGCCTATGGCCGCCGCCATCTTATCCGAACATATCTCAGATATATCCCGCCCCAACACACCGATGTAGAGGCCGTAAAAGCAGAACATCAGACCCACGTCCATCCAGGTGTTTGGGAGCTGCAAGAACAGGTAGTTCATGCCCAGGAAGGCGGCCATGATGACCAGATAGCCCACAAGGCCCAGGCCATAGCTTAGCTTGTAAATGAAGTAGAACCATTTGTAGACCAGCCTGTGAACGGATTAGATTTGCTATTATCGAGGTTCCGAGGACGGCAGCCCTTATCGACGGGGGTGACTCACCTGGGCGTTGTGCCCTGGATGGGCTTGCTGATGGCCCGGCGCATCACCAGGGCCGTGATGCTGGTGAAGATCAGCCAGATGAGAATGAAGCGCAGCCAGCCGAAGCTGCAGGAGATGATCAGCGGGATGAGCCACATGGCCAGCAGAGTGACGAAGGAGTACGATCTGTAGTGCCGCTTCTTCCACTCCACCAGGATGATCTGGGCAATGACTAGGGTGACGAACAGGATGATCACCATCTCGGAGTGCATGGCATCGTGGCCGCGATGCTTCTCCACCAACAGTTGGTGCTCCGCTCTGTGGGATGGGGTTTAAGATTAGCCTCAAAAAAATGGGGGAATTTCGTAGCCCACTCCTCCACACTCACCGCATGCGCTCCTCCGGCGTCATCTCGTCCAGGGACTAAGGGATAACCAGGGGATCACAGGGGAAAAAGAGCACTTGGTAAGTAGTAAAAAGGAAATTCAGCCCACTTCCCTGGAAGGAGACTCACCTTGTTCAGGTCCACGGGAGCGTGCAGGTCCACGTGCTGCTGGTGCATCTTGTTGCCGTTGTAACCGCCGTATCCTCCAGCCGCCAATCCGCCGGACAGTCCCACTCGTCGTCTGCGTCGCTGGGTAATCTTGCCTCCACGTAGTGCACTCGGTTTTACCTCAAAAATTCTTGGAACGAATACAATGATTTACATGCTTGTGTGCGTTAGCTGCCGTGGCGTTGCCATTTGTCACGGCGGCcgagaaatatataaataaatacacttgtGTGTGACGACCTACATTGGGCTCAAGCAGGTCGCCCGGCTAAACTCCAAAACTTCAGTTGACTCGTCGAGGTTTTTcctatttgtttttctttgaTCCTAACCTTGATTTAATTAGGCGACGACGACGTTTTCTGATAACCAAAACAGAAAACGTTCGAGGCCATCGTTGCCAGATGCAACCGGACAAAACAAACCGATGCCCGATGCCAATCAGCTGATGAGTTGGAACTTATCGATAGGCCCGATAGGCCATGCCTATCGgcaaaacgaaaacaaaacaaacgtTTTTTGTACTTTTCATAGGGTAAATGCTTTACATAGATTTTAAGAGTATATAGCCATGCAAGTGGAGCATTGGGGCTCGCTGCCCGCGGATGACGATGGTGTCCAACTGACGCCGGACAAATATGTGCCCACGGCGGCCAAAAAGCCCAAACTGGACGAGATTCGTCTGCGCGGGGAAATACAGCCGGATGAAAAGCAGTAATTATGGCTCAAATGAGGAGTATTACGGCCGGTTAACTAATATTTCGATTCCATGCAGCCACACGGTGGAACTGAGGAGCGCCTTGGTCACCCAGACCATCGAGGTGATGAAACAGACCGAAGTTCTCCAATCACTCATCGAAACGTACTCCAACAAAAATGTAAGTCGCGCGGAAATCACTTCTTTGGAGTCCCTGGCTCTTAAAACACTTCAAACCCAACTAAAAATCCTTTCCAATCCTTCAGGGAAGTTCGAACTACCTCCTAAATCCCTGCCTTATGATACCGGAGGTGGACTTTCCGCCGGAGAACGCCGCCGAGCTGGTGGGCAGCCAAAAGTTCCAGAAGCCCATCTGGTTCACGCCCACCGTGGACACGCCGTACTCCCGGGGCGATCCGCAGTCGTATCCGGAGATCTCCAGCACTGCCTGCCGCCAGGCGATGCGCAAGGTGATGTGCGGCATGCTGCGCCTGGCCGGATTCACCGACTGTTCCGAGTCGGCGGTGCAGCTGCTGACGGATGCCACCGAGGAGTTCCTGCGCAGCTTTATCGGCGAGTATCGTGGCAACTACGACACCCAGCCGCGGCTGCAAAAGTCGACGGTGCTCCAGCTAGTGCCTTTGGAACGTGCCCACACTGCTCTAACGGGCACCTCGCTCACTCAGGTGCACAACTACTACAAGCACAAAGTGCTGGCCAGGAACCGAGTGGAGATCGGGGAGTTCAACAGCGTGCTGCAGGAGTACGATAAGCTGATGAAGGAGAGCCAGAGCAGTATGCAGAAACAGCACAACGAGTTCAATGGCCACGACTTCCTCAACATCCTGGACAACAGTGCCACCGGCAGCAGTCAGAGCATCTGCGGGAACATGGCGATGGGCGAAATGCTGCAGGATCTGGGCGGGAGTACGGGCTCCAGTGGCACTGTCAGCTCCCAGCAGATGCTGTACGGCCTGCTCGATGGCCAGATATCGTCCAATACCTCCAATATGACGGGAACAAGTGGCAATGGCAGCACAAGTGGTAATGGTAATGGCAATGGGCCCACAGTCACCAACTTTCACACCACCTTTGAGTCATGATTAGTCTTAGGCATCCTAACTTTTTTAACCACACCATAGTCATTTGTTAGATAAGACGAAAGCAACGAGAAGATGGATTCGATTTTTTACCTTAAGAGACTTTGGACTCTAATTTTCACTTTAATATTAACCCAAAATCCATTTTATTGCCAGATTCTTAATTAAAGTTATACTAATCCAAAATATCTCAGACATAGATATCTCTTATAgttataattaaaaagtttcaAGTTTTGTATTAACCGATTAGGATTTTTagttttaagttgaaaatgttacGGCCCTACAAAGTGTAATAATTAAATAACCCCATGTACTATTTTGTATTCATTTATTTGCTTTCTTTTTGCTAATCTTGGACTCGTTCCAATTATTCTGTCGCCTCCGCTTGGTGAACTCGTTGGTGGGTTCAATGGCCTGGAGTTTTGTGGCCTTTGGATCGCTGGCTCGGTACTGGAAGACCTTGTCGTGGCGCGGCTTTTTCTGAGCCCAGGCGAGCAGGTCCTTGCCTTCTAGAATGGATGCACCACTGACTGCCACAGAGCCTAGGGCTTCTGGCGAGGATTGGTCTTCTTTGGGGGCCCTTCTCTTGATGCTGGGTTTCTTTTTAGGACCCGGAGGACCTTCCACCATCAAGTCAGCGATTAAATAGCAATCAGCATTGGACATTAGCCTTACTTTGTCGGGTGGGGGCTTCTGTTTTCCCGCGCAATTGGGTTCGTCCAGGGAAAACTCGATTTGCTCCCGGATTATGCCACTAAGGCGGCTCCAGATGTGTGTCTGCATCTCCTGCGTGATCTGGAGATCGCTGGCGGGAGCTTCCTGGTCCTCCACGTACCGTTCGCTTTTGGCCGAAGGCCCATCCTGTTTGGATATCTCGGTGGCCATTGGTCGCTCCTCTTTGGATTTTTGGAACATGGCATTTGTGAGCAGGGTGGTATCCGCCGCCTCCAGGAACTGACGCATCTGTGCGTCATCCTCCGAATCCGAGTCGCTGCTTTCCGGTTTCCCTGGCATTTCTACGAAAACATTTATTTGCTGGCCTGGCTTTTGGCTTTGTTTGTTTACATTTCACACCGATTAAAATGATGCACGTGCACGTCTTGCGACATTTTGCAACACTGAAtggttttatattttctaaattaaCGGTATTAATGGTACTATGCTGtagtttttgaaatatagaTTCTCGAAGAACGGTTTAAGATTGTAGATGCATTCCAAAGGTGTTTTTCACTTTCATAGCAAACTTGAGAAATGTAGATTAAAATCAGAGAGTTGTTTACCAATGCgtggaaataataaaaaacccAATGCATTGGCGGGCTTTTACACGACTTGTATACCCATGGGTGTAGTCAgaaatattgatttttataataaatacattttaaaaatgttaatttaagtaaataaatgtaaacataaggtttatttttttctttatatatCCTTTTAGCAATACAcatttcaacttaaaaattttttaggaATGTTTTTCCAAAACTagtattatttaattaaagagtttattttctttttaataaaaatatttactttcctTCCCCCTGCCCTAAGTATTGACTACGGCTTTTACTATTAATTCATTCTTAATTTATGACAATCTCTCTCATTATCTTGCAAAGAGTGTAATCAGGTTTTACTAACAACTACGTAATTCGAGAGCTTTAATCTTGCACTTGGGAAAATGCTCTCCGATTTGAAATGCACCATTGATTCAGATTCAAAGCTATGGTTCTCCGATCCGGAACCTTTGGCTTGTACCTCTGCGTAGTGTTTTTAGCCAGCAGCTGTGGAAGTAAGTTGTACGCCTATCAGGAAGTGCTTAAATATGATTATAGTATCATGAGTACCCACTAATTCTGTATTTATTACAGAGCCCAGGCTGTACTTCGGTATCTGCCAT includes these proteins:
- the LOC119556254 gene encoding RING finger protein 121, encoding MHQQHVDLHAPVDLNKSLDEMTPEERMRAEHQLLVEKHRGHDAMHSEMVIILFVTLVIAQIILVEWKKRHYRSYSFVTLLAMWLIPLIISCSFGWLRFILIWLIFTSITALVMRRAISKPIQGTTPRLVYKWFYFIYKLSYGLGLVGYLVIMAAFLGMNYLFLQLPNTWMDVGLMFCFYGLYIGVLGRDISEICSDKMAAAIGYYTPQGIPTRHLDQNVCAVCGNQLLVSEKEEGVIENTYKLSCNHVFHEFCIRGWCIVGKKQTCPYCKEKVDLQKMFRNPWEKPHMLYGRLLDWIRWLVAWQPLIFFIVQGINWMLGLE
- the LOC119556252 gene encoding uncharacterized protein LOC119556252; the encoded protein is MQVEHWGSLPADDDGVQLTPDKYVPTAAKKPKLDEIRLRGEIQPDEKHHTVELRSALVTQTIEVMKQTEVLQSLIETYSNKNGSSNYLLNPCLMIPEVDFPPENAAELVGSQKFQKPIWFTPTVDTPYSRGDPQSYPEISSTACRQAMRKVMCGMLRLAGFTDCSESAVQLLTDATEEFLRSFIGEYRGNYDTQPRLQKSTVLQLVPLERAHTALTGTSLTQVHNYYKHKVLARNRVEIGEFNSVLQEYDKLMKESQSSMQKQHNEFNGHDFLNILDNSATGSSQSICGNMAMGEMLQDLGGSTGSSGTVSSQQMLYGLLDGQISSNTSNMTGTSGNGSTSGNGNGNGPTVTNFHTTFES
- the LOC119556255 gene encoding uncharacterized protein LOC119556255; this encodes MPGKPESSDSDSEDDAQMRQFLEAADTTLLTNAMFQKSKEERPMATEISKQDGPSAKSERYVEDQEAPASDLQITQEMQTHIWSRLSGIIREQIEFSLDEPNCAGKQKPPPDKVRLMSNADCYLIADLMVEGPPGPKKKPSIKRRAPKEDQSSPEALGSVAVSGASILEGKDLLAWAQKKPRHDKVFQYRASDPKATKLQAIEPTNEFTKRRRQNNWNESKISKKKANK